The proteins below are encoded in one region of Lactuca sativa cultivar Salinas chromosome 3, Lsat_Salinas_v11, whole genome shotgun sequence:
- the LOC111883339 gene encoding uncharacterized protein LOC111883339, with translation MQWKAVIVRYEYFQLRYDARGKRSFIGLQKYVAAIKLMAMGESPDSIDDYMRMLERTARESLYRLARGVIETFGDKYLHKPSLNDIQQLYAAHKERHGFPGMLGSIDCTKWIWRNCPVSWKG, from the exons ATGCAATGGAAAGCAG TAATTGTTAG gtatgaatatttcCAACTAAGATACGATGCGAGAGGTAAACGAAGTTTTATAGGGTTGCAAAAATATGTTGCTGCAATCAAGCTTATGGCTATGGGGGAGTCACCCGATTCTATTGATGACTATATGAGAATGTTAGAGCGAACTGCACGAGAAAGTTTGTATAGATTGGCGAGAGGTGTTATCGAAACCTTCGGTGACAAATACTTGCACAAACCTTCATTGAATGACATACAACAACTATATGCGGCGCATAAAGAACGACATGGTTTTCCGGGAATGCTTGgaagcattgattgcacaaaGTGGATATGGAGAAATTGTCCTGTGTCGTGGAAAGGTTAA
- the LOC111883301 gene encoding malate dehydrogenase, giving the protein MAKDPVRVLVTGAAGQIGYALVPMIARGIMLGADQPVILHMLDIPPAAEALNGVKMELVDAAFPLLKGVVATTDAVEACTGVNVAVMVGGFPRKEGMERKDVMSKNVSIYKSQASALEKHAAANCKVLVVANPANTNALILKEFAPSIPEKNITCLTRLDHNRALGQISEKLGVQVSEVKNVIIWGNHSSTQYPDVTHATVGDKSVPELIKDDEWLKSGFISTVQQRGAAIIKARKLSSALSAASSACDHIRDWVCGTPEGTWVSMGVYSDGSYNVPAGLIYSFPVTCRNGEWTIVQGLSIDEFSRKKLDLTAEELTEEKALAYSCLS; this is encoded by the exons ATGGCCAAAGATCCAGTTCGTGTTCTTGTTACTGGTGCCGCAG GACAAATCGGATATGCTCTTGTTCCCATGATTGCAAGAGGAATCATGTTGGGTGCAGATCAACCCGTGATCTTGCACATGCTCGATATCCCACCAGCAGCAGAGGCTTTAAATGGAGTTAAAATGGAGTTGGTGGATGCTGCATTTCCCCTTCTTAAAG GAGTTGTTGCCACTACTGATGCTGTTGAGGCATGCACTGGTGTGAATGTAGCAGTTATGGTTGGTGGATTTCCTAGGAAAGAAGGAATGGAAAGAAAAGATGTCATGTCTAAGAATGTCTCAATCTACAAGTCACAAGCTTCTGCTCTTGAGAAGCATGCTGCAGCAAACTGCAAg GTTTTGGTTGTTGCTAATCCAGCAAACACCAATGCATTGATCTTGAAGGAATTTGCTCCATCAATCCCTGAGAAAAACATTACTTGTTTAACAAGGCTAGACCACAACAGGGCTCTTGGACAAATCTCAGAGAAACTTGGTGTCCAAGTATCCGAGGTCAAAAATGTAATTATTTGGGGTAACCATTCCTCCACTCAGTACCCTGATGTCACTCATGCCACTGTTGGTGACAAGTCTGTTCCAGAGCTCATTAAGGATGATGAATG gTTGAAATCTGGATTCATTAGCACTGTGCAACAACGTGGGGCTGCAATCATCAAGGCTAGGAAGCTCTCAAGTGCACTCTCTGCTGCAAGTTCTGCTTGTGACCACATTCGTGATTGGGTCTGTGGAACTCCTGAG GGAACTTGGGTTTCAATGGGTGTGTACTCTGATGGCTCATACAATGTTCCAGCTGGACTTATTTACTCCTTCCCAGTTACTTGCCGTAACGGTGAATGGACCATAGTTCAAG GTCTTTCGATTGATGAGTTCTCAAGGAAGAAGCTAGACTTGACAGCTGAAGAGTTGACAGAGGAGAAGGCTCTTGCATACTCTTGTCTTTCATAG